A window of Komagataeibacter medellinensis NBRC 3288 contains these coding sequences:
- a CDS encoding efflux transporter outer membrane subunit: MTALPCRGISPALSRRMLSLAGCAALASTLGGCVDLAPKYRHAHYLLPDNWKGDGLVQYGTPQDGAARGDWWKVFRDPTLDELEERASHLNPNLQADAEAFTQARDIVAEAQANLYPQITGGAGASQNQASSHRLWRGAGSQGPIYMSSEQYSATARWEPDFWSAIRNRKRMQQRLAQAAAADFAVARLSIQSELANDYMQLRGMDAQHAVYRDSIRYYQTAVQITHMRQAGAIAAGIDVTRAQTQLSSTQAADTDLQAHRSVMEHAIAILVNVSPSLFHIAPRAQITFPKVPMPVGLPATLLERRPDIASAERHMAAANRAIGVSRAAFYPHVTFSATAGFMDNGFTLDKFANGMYNYAAQAVLPLFQGGLRRAEVQRNWSQYRQAEDQYRATVLDAFKDVEDGLSMTHDLDVEAGQQAEAVQASMRTQNMTMQLYTGGLTNYLDVVVAQVAALQARIAEVQVETRYMQAQVELIRSLGGGWTTAELPNNKALQPFGIAQYTHMRMPKSVNGVNVDNGPESFDLSGKGFHDRDLTAPSK, encoded by the coding sequence ATGACTGCACTGCCATGCCGGGGCATAAGCCCGGCCCTGTCGCGCCGGATGCTCTCGCTTGCTGGTTGCGCCGCCCTTGCCAGCACATTGGGCGGGTGCGTGGATCTGGCGCCAAAATACCGCCATGCCCACTATCTCCTACCTGATAACTGGAAGGGCGACGGTCTGGTTCAGTATGGTACCCCGCAAGATGGCGCCGCGCGCGGGGACTGGTGGAAGGTGTTCAGGGACCCGACTCTTGATGAACTGGAAGAACGTGCCAGCCATCTGAACCCAAACCTGCAGGCGGACGCGGAAGCCTTTACCCAGGCCCGTGACATCGTGGCCGAAGCACAGGCCAACCTTTACCCACAGATTACCGGCGGGGCGGGGGCATCGCAGAACCAGGCATCCAGTCACAGGCTGTGGCGTGGTGCCGGGTCGCAGGGGCCGATCTACATGTCATCGGAGCAGTATAGCGCCACAGCACGCTGGGAACCCGATTTCTGGTCCGCCATCCGTAACCGCAAGCGCATGCAGCAGCGTCTTGCACAGGCGGCGGCGGCCGATTTTGCGGTGGCCAGGCTGAGCATCCAGTCAGAACTGGCCAATGACTACATGCAGTTGCGCGGCATGGATGCGCAGCACGCGGTCTATCGCGATTCCATCCGTTATTACCAGACCGCCGTGCAGATCACGCATATGCGGCAGGCGGGTGCCATTGCCGCAGGCATCGACGTCACGCGCGCGCAGACACAGCTTTCCTCCACACAGGCGGCGGATACCGACCTGCAGGCCCACCGGTCGGTGATGGAGCATGCCATCGCCATTCTGGTCAACGTGTCACCGTCGCTCTTCCATATCGCGCCGCGTGCACAGATTACTTTCCCCAAGGTGCCGATGCCCGTGGGCCTTCCAGCAACCCTGCTGGAGCGCAGGCCGGACATTGCTAGCGCCGAGCGGCACATGGCGGCGGCCAACCGGGCCATTGGCGTTTCCCGCGCGGCGTTCTACCCGCATGTAACCTTCAGTGCGACTGCCGGTTTCATGGATAACGGCTTCACGCTCGATAAATTTGCCAATGGCATGTACAACTATGCAGCCCAGGCGGTTCTGCCCCTGTTCCAGGGCGGGCTGCGCCGGGCGGAGGTCCAGCGCAACTGGTCCCAATACCGCCAGGCGGAGGACCAGTACCGCGCCACCGTGCTTGACGCCTTCAAGGACGTGGAGGACGGGCTGAGCATGACCCATGATCTGGACGTGGAAGCCGGCCAGCAGGCCGAAGCGGTGCAGGCGTCCATGCGCACGCAGAACATGACCATGCAGCTCTATACCGGTGGCCTGACCAATTATCTTGATGTGGTCGTGGCGCAGGTTGCGGCCCTGCAGGCCCGTATTGCCGAAGTGCAGGTTGAAACCCGCTACATGCAGGCGCAGGTGGAACTTATCCGTTCGCTGGGTGGTGGCTGGACTACGGCGGAACTGCCCAACAACAAGGCGCTCCAGCCCTTTGGTATCGCGCAGTACACCCACATGCGCATGCCGAAGTCAGTCAATGGCGTGAATGTGGATAATGGCCCGGAGTCTTTTGACCTGTCCGGCAAGGGATTTCATGACAGGGACTTGACAGCCCCCTCCAAATAG
- a CDS encoding efflux RND transporter periplasmic adaptor subunit has protein sequence MTATGENQTPRMSGRGRLYITLGGIVLAVIVAGGIIERRVHVAHLRAVAQDAAIPRVQVILPQQGPKTRTLDLPGNISAWYQAPIYAQVSGYVQMWYKDIGAQVKAGEILATIDTPGLDAQYAASKANFDVAMARYRLAVITAKRWRALQGTQAVSQQEVDVQVANAEAQQAEVEAARHEASRYAALIGFKQLVAPFDGVVTSRLADVGDYVNAGGGDVSSRGTATELFSVADVHRMRVFVSVPQDYADIISPKLEGDVSVPQYPGRVFKAKFLATAKAFNAGTRTVTTELVVDNDKRELWPDSYANVHFVAPGDPDILIVPEGALVFRAQGMQVAVVDADDRIRLRNVTVGTNLGTNVQILAGIGPKDRIVNNPSAGLLEGQKVYLVGATQGYNDAGATASRGAVDKGDDVRAMPVGDSNAGDAGVRQ, from the coding sequence ATGACCGCCACAGGGGAAAACCAGACGCCACGCATGTCCGGGCGTGGGCGGCTGTACATCACCCTGGGGGGGATTGTGCTGGCCGTGATCGTGGCAGGTGGCATCATTGAGCGTCGCGTCCATGTCGCGCATCTGCGCGCCGTAGCCCAGGATGCGGCCATACCGCGCGTGCAGGTCATCCTGCCGCAGCAGGGCCCCAAGACCCGCACGCTTGACCTGCCGGGCAATATCTCGGCCTGGTACCAGGCTCCCATCTATGCGCAGGTCTCGGGTTATGTGCAGATGTGGTACAAGGATATCGGTGCCCAAGTGAAGGCGGGCGAGATCCTGGCTACCATCGACACGCCGGGACTGGATGCCCAGTATGCGGCCTCCAAGGCCAATTTTGACGTGGCGATGGCCCGTTACCGGCTGGCTGTCATCACGGCCAAACGCTGGCGGGCGCTGCAGGGCACGCAGGCGGTTTCCCAGCAGGAAGTGGACGTGCAGGTCGCCAATGCCGAAGCCCAGCAGGCCGAGGTCGAGGCCGCCCGGCACGAGGCGTCCCGCTATGCGGCGCTGATCGGCTTCAAGCAACTGGTTGCCCCGTTTGATGGCGTTGTTACCTCGCGCCTGGCCGATGTGGGTGATTATGTAAACGCGGGCGGTGGCGATGTGTCATCGCGTGGGACGGCGACGGAACTGTTCTCGGTGGCGGATGTGCACCGCATGCGTGTGTTCGTGTCCGTGCCACAGGATTATGCCGACATCATCAGCCCCAAGCTGGAAGGCGACGTGTCTGTGCCCCAGTATCCTGGCCGGGTGTTCAAGGCCAAGTTCCTGGCTACCGCCAAGGCGTTCAACGCCGGTACGCGTACGGTTACCACAGAACTGGTGGTCGATAACGACAAGCGTGAACTGTGGCCCGATTCCTATGCCAATGTACACTTTGTTGCACCCGGGGACCCCGATATCCTGATAGTGCCTGAAGGTGCCCTGGTCTTTCGCGCACAGGGCATGCAGGTTGCGGTTGTGGATGCGGATGACCGTATCCGGCTGCGCAACGTGACGGTAGGGACCAATCTGGGGACGAATGTGCAGATTCTGGCGGGTATCGGGCCGAAGGACCGGATCGTGAACAATCCTTCAGCGGGATTGTTGGAAGGCCAGAAGGTCTATCTGGTTGGGGCGACACAGGGTTATAATGACGCGGGCGCCACAGCATCACGTGGTGCGGTTGACAAGGGTGATGACGTGCGCGCCATGCCCGTAGGCGACAGCAATGCGGGTGATGCGGGAGTGCGTCAATGA